One genomic segment of Mycolicibacterium chubuense NBB4 includes these proteins:
- a CDS encoding DUF2505 domain-containing protein has translation MSRTVDFAVESTASVEQIHRAFCERDYWLARLKAFGGFGRLDSLEVGADGCATVVVTQDLRHDALPGLVARFFPHEWKVVQNETWGPVEDGRLRGIVSITTYGAPGTGVGKVVMEPVPVGSRLTCAATVEFKVPLVGAMIEAVMGKLLAQQISVIQQFTTKWIAEFAL, from the coding sequence GTGTCGCGGACGGTCGACTTCGCGGTGGAATCGACGGCCAGCGTCGAGCAGATCCACCGGGCGTTCTGCGAGCGGGACTACTGGCTGGCCCGCTTGAAGGCGTTCGGCGGCTTCGGCCGGCTGGACTCGCTGGAGGTCGGCGCCGACGGCTGCGCGACCGTCGTCGTCACCCAGGATCTGCGCCACGACGCCCTGCCGGGTCTGGTCGCCAGGTTCTTCCCCCACGAGTGGAAAGTCGTTCAGAACGAGACGTGGGGACCGGTCGAGGACGGCCGGTTGCGCGGCATCGTCAGCATCACCACCTACGGCGCGCCGGGAACGGGCGTCGGCAAGGTCGTGATGGAACCGGTGCCCGTCGGCTCCCGGTTGACCTGCGCCGCGACGGTCGAGTTCAAGGTGCCGTTGGTGGGCGCAATGATCGAGGCGGTCATGGGAAAGCTTCTGGCGCAACAGATATCGGTGATCCAGCAGTTCACGACGAAGTGGATCGCCGAATTCGCGCTCTGA
- a CDS encoding RND family transporter, with amino-acid sequence MRWRADRPDPPAPDAITSAGSTGAFGRLGSLVVRRPWWVIAAWVVLAVALPPLFPSLATVIQKQPVSPLPPDAPAMVANRDIAQAFPESGTENTLLVLLTNERGLGKPDEETYRTLVGRLTRDSHDVVMLQEFAGTPELRDTLSSKDGKAWILPVGINGDLGSPESNDAYTRVADIVHTTVRGSSLTADLTGPAATVADFIDVNMRDQVRIEAAIITLLLVILLIIYRNPITMLLPLITIGVSLNVAGAVLAGASQFGLAVSSQTLVFLTGMLAGAGTDYAVFLISRYHDFLRHGADSDQAIKNALGSIGKVIAASAATVGLTFLGMSFARLDLFATTGPALAIAIAVAFLAAVTLLPAIMVLAGRRRWIKPRRDLTTRFWRRSGIRIVRRPRTNLIVSLVVLLALAGCVSLVHYNYDDRKALPPTVASSLGYVAMEQRFPLTSIMPQYLFIQSPRDLRTPEALADMEQMAQRVSQLPDIAAVRGITRPTGKPLEAASTTAQAGEVGQRLNDASAMIHDRSADLDKLNSGAAQLADALASVRDQMSKSMSSVGSLLDMLTAIQKQLGQLGGTTNFGQLGDGDRLVSGMRNLGAALDSIFGKVANFDWIDPVVIALDGSQYCDTTPLCVSARDQFRAMQKARQDGTFDKLAGIARQLQSTGPMSDLTKTVRQLTTSMSSVTGSMGSLGLGGGGQGSITDLQKGFEKLADGSRQVADGVDELVNQTKRMGDDLDTASDFLLAMKHEATSPSMAGFYIPPRMLSSDDFKKAAKFFISSDGRSARYLVETKLNPFTTAAMDQVDAITHTARGAQPNTALEHASVTMTGYSATLRDARDYYNHDIRFIIALTIAVVLLTLIVLLRAIVAPLYLIASVIISYLAALGLGIATFQFLLHQELHWSVPGLTFIILVAMGADYNMLLISRIRDESPRGIRSGIIRTVGSTGGVITAAGVIFAGSMFGLLFASIGTIVQAGFVVGTGILLDTFLVRTVTVPAMAVLVGRANWWPSRWTPRPGGAGR; translated from the coding sequence ATGCGTTGGCGGGCAGACAGGCCGGACCCTCCGGCGCCCGACGCGATCACTTCAGCCGGCTCCACGGGCGCGTTCGGCCGGCTCGGCAGCCTCGTCGTCCGGCGGCCGTGGTGGGTGATCGCCGCCTGGGTCGTCCTGGCCGTCGCGCTGCCTCCGCTGTTCCCGTCGCTCGCCACGGTCATCCAGAAGCAGCCCGTGTCGCCGCTGCCGCCCGACGCGCCGGCGATGGTGGCCAATCGGGATATCGCGCAAGCGTTTCCGGAGTCCGGTACGGAGAACACCCTGCTGGTGCTGCTGACCAACGAACGGGGTCTCGGCAAGCCCGATGAGGAGACCTATCGCACCCTGGTCGGCCGTCTGACCCGCGACAGTCACGACGTCGTGATGCTGCAGGAATTCGCCGGCACACCCGAGTTGCGCGACACGCTCAGCAGCAAAGACGGCAAAGCGTGGATCCTGCCGGTGGGGATCAACGGCGATCTGGGGTCACCGGAATCCAACGATGCCTACACCCGCGTCGCCGACATCGTCCACACGACGGTCCGAGGTTCGTCGCTGACCGCCGATCTCACCGGTCCCGCCGCGACCGTCGCCGATTTCATCGACGTCAACATGCGCGATCAGGTTCGGATCGAGGCCGCGATCATCACGCTGCTGCTCGTCATCCTGCTGATCATCTACCGCAACCCGATCACGATGTTGTTGCCGCTGATCACCATCGGGGTGTCACTCAACGTCGCCGGTGCCGTGCTGGCCGGCGCCTCGCAGTTCGGCCTCGCGGTGTCGAGCCAGACTCTCGTCTTCCTCACCGGCATGCTGGCCGGCGCCGGGACCGATTACGCGGTCTTCCTCATCAGCCGGTACCACGACTTCCTGCGGCACGGCGCCGACTCGGATCAAGCGATCAAGAATGCGCTGGGCTCCATCGGCAAGGTGATCGCCGCCTCCGCGGCCACAGTGGGCCTGACCTTTCTCGGCATGTCCTTCGCCCGCCTCGACCTTTTCGCGACCACGGGGCCGGCGCTGGCGATCGCGATCGCGGTGGCCTTCCTCGCCGCGGTGACGTTGCTGCCGGCGATCATGGTGCTGGCCGGCCGCCGTCGATGGATCAAGCCTCGTCGTGACTTGACCACGCGGTTCTGGCGCCGCAGCGGCATCCGTATCGTGCGGCGGCCCAGGACGAATCTGATCGTCAGCCTCGTCGTGCTGCTCGCCCTCGCCGGGTGCGTGAGTCTCGTCCACTACAACTACGACGACCGCAAGGCCCTGCCACCGACCGTCGCGAGTTCCCTCGGGTACGTCGCGATGGAACAGCGCTTCCCGCTGACGTCGATCATGCCGCAGTATCTGTTCATTCAGTCCCCGCGCGATCTGCGCACGCCGGAGGCGCTCGCCGACATGGAGCAGATGGCGCAACGGGTGAGCCAGCTGCCCGACATCGCCGCGGTCCGCGGCATCACGCGACCCACCGGCAAACCCCTGGAGGCCGCGAGCACCACGGCACAAGCCGGCGAAGTCGGTCAACGGCTCAACGACGCGTCGGCGATGATCCACGACCGCAGCGCCGACCTGGACAAGCTCAACTCGGGTGCGGCGCAACTCGCCGACGCCCTCGCGTCGGTCCGCGATCAGATGAGCAAGTCGATGTCGTCGGTGGGCAGTCTCCTCGACATGCTCACGGCCATCCAGAAGCAGTTGGGTCAGCTCGGGGGCACCACGAACTTCGGCCAGCTCGGCGACGGTGATCGGTTGGTCAGCGGCATGCGCAACCTCGGCGCCGCGCTCGACTCGATCTTCGGCAAGGTAGCCAACTTCGATTGGATCGACCCCGTCGTCATCGCCCTCGACGGGAGTCAGTACTGCGACACCACCCCGCTGTGCGTCAGTGCACGCGACCAGTTCCGCGCGATGCAGAAGGCACGCCAGGACGGCACCTTCGACAAGCTCGCCGGGATCGCACGGCAACTGCAGTCGACCGGACCGATGTCGGACCTGACCAAGACCGTCCGCCAGCTCACCACATCGATGAGCTCGGTGACCGGGTCCATGGGCTCGCTGGGCCTCGGCGGCGGTGGGCAGGGCTCGATCACCGACCTGCAGAAGGGCTTCGAAAAACTCGCCGACGGCAGCAGGCAGGTGGCCGACGGGGTGGACGAACTGGTGAACCAGACCAAACGGATGGGCGACGATCTCGACACGGCCTCCGACTTCCTGTTGGCGATGAAGCACGAAGCGACCTCGCCCTCGATGGCCGGCTTCTACATCCCTCCGCGGATGCTGTCGTCGGACGACTTCAAGAAGGCGGCGAAGTTCTTCATCTCGTCCGACGGCAGATCGGCCCGGTACCTGGTCGAGACGAAACTCAATCCCTTCACGACCGCCGCGATGGATCAGGTCGACGCGATCACCCACACGGCCCGCGGGGCTCAGCCGAACACCGCGCTGGAGCACGCCTCGGTGACGATGACGGGTTACTCGGCGACCCTGCGGGACGCGCGCGACTACTACAACCACGACATCCGGTTCATCATCGCGTTGACCATCGCGGTGGTGCTGTTGACCTTGATCGTATTGCTCCGTGCGATCGTCGCGCCGCTGTACCTGATCGCGTCGGTGATCATTTCGTACCTGGCGGCGCTGGGCCTCGGCATCGCGACGTTCCAGTTCCTCCTCCATCAGGAGTTGCACTGGAGCGTCCCCGGGCTGACATTCATCATCCTGGTCGCCATGGGCGCCGACTACAACATGCTGCTGATCTCCCGGATACGCGACGAGTCACCGCGCGGCATCCGTTCCGGCATCATCCGCACCGTGGGCTCCACCGGCGGTGTGATCACCGCGGCCGGCGTGATCTTCGCCGGTTCGATGTTCGGCCTGTTGTTCGCCAGCATCGGCACGATCGTGCAGGCCGGCTTCGTCGTCGGCACCGGGATACTGCTGGACACGTTCCTCGTCCGCACGGTCACCGTGCCCGCGATGGCGGTCCTCGTCGGCCGGGCCAATTGGTGGCCGTCACGCTGGACGCCGAGACCTGGGGGCGCAGGACGGTGA
- a CDS encoding class I SAM-dependent methyltransferase — protein MDAETWGRRTVTNTAGPDDSKVDFTAVAWGSVEWTLLCMLYLRAHESRLPHSILGDHFAQEAVERIDYDFDRIHRTVRPAVNQFGAALRGAYFDAVITDFLTRHPAATVLHLGCGLHSRAFRIAPAGTRWFDVDLPQIIALRRRLYAETGTYRMIGSSVTDPEWITELPAGGPVMIAAEGLLMYLTPAETTQVLHRLTQRFDSGELVADLLSKWGPRLSRVFTSGMIKWGTRDGRELERWEPRLRLIDERSVVAGFHQIPLRAPRLLYRTQHAIPVTRDHDRLFRYLF, from the coding sequence CTGGACGCCGAGACCTGGGGGCGCAGGACGGTGACCAACACCGCAGGGCCCGACGACAGCAAGGTCGACTTCACCGCCGTCGCGTGGGGATCGGTCGAATGGACCCTGCTGTGCATGCTCTACCTGCGCGCGCACGAATCCCGACTGCCCCACTCCATCCTGGGCGATCACTTCGCCCAGGAGGCCGTCGAGCGCATCGACTACGACTTCGACCGCATCCACCGCACGGTGCGCCCTGCGGTCAACCAGTTCGGGGCAGCGTTGCGCGGCGCCTATTTCGACGCTGTGATCACCGACTTCCTGACACGGCATCCCGCAGCCACCGTGCTGCATCTGGGCTGCGGCCTGCACAGCCGCGCCTTTCGCATCGCACCTGCCGGCACCCGATGGTTCGACGTCGACCTGCCGCAGATCATCGCACTGCGCCGCCGGCTCTACGCGGAGACCGGAACGTACCGGATGATCGGGTCGTCGGTCACCGACCCCGAGTGGATCACCGAACTCCCCGCCGGCGGACCGGTCATGATCGCCGCCGAAGGTCTGCTGATGTACCTGACCCCGGCAGAGACTACGCAGGTGCTGCACCGGTTGACCCAGCGCTTCGACAGTGGCGAGTTGGTCGCCGACCTCCTCTCGAAATGGGGCCCGCGCCTGTCACGGGTCTTCACATCCGGCATGATCAAGTGGGGCACGCGCGACGGGAGGGAACTCGAGCGCTGGGAGCCCCGGCTGCGGCTGATCGACGAGCGCTCCGTCGTCGCGGGATTCCACCAAATACCGCTAAGGGCACCGCGATTGCTGTATCGCACGCAGCACGCTATACCGGTCACCCGAGATCATGACCGGTTGTTCCGGTACCTGTTCTAG
- a CDS encoding MbtH family protein, with product MSINPFDDENGSFLVLVNDEEQHSLWPTFAEVPAGWRVVFGEADRASCLDYIEQQWTDIRPRSLRERLAQRS from the coding sequence ATGAGTATCAACCCGTTCGACGACGAAAACGGTTCTTTCCTCGTCCTTGTCAACGACGAAGAGCAGCACAGCTTGTGGCCCACCTTCGCCGAGGTGCCGGCCGGATGGCGGGTGGTGTTCGGCGAAGCGGACCGCGCCTCCTGCCTCGACTACATCGAGCAGCAATGGACAGATATCAGACCGCGAAGTCTGCGCGAGAGGCTGGCGCAGCGCAGCTGA